Within Alteromonas sp. LMIT006, the genomic segment TGACGATGATGCTTACCGGAAGTCAGCAACGACCGAAACAAGCCCTAAAAGCCGGTATCGTAGACCATGTTGTACCGCGCAGTATTTTGTTAGAAAAAGCTCAAGAGCTCGCTCTGGCGGGTAAGCCCAAACGTCGTAAACCCAAGCTAACCCTCGTACAGAAACTATTAGAAAGAACTCCTATTGGCCGAAATGTCTTATTTAGTCAGGCGCGTAAGCAAACGTTAAAGAAAACTCAAGGTAACTATCCGGCTCCTATGGCCATTATCGATTGTATCGAGACGGGCTTGCGCAAAGGCCGACGCAAAGGTCTTGACATTGAGTCACAACAGTTTGGTGAATTAGTCATGACGAGTGAATCCAAAGCGTTACGCAGTGTGTTTTTTGCTACGACTGAAATGAAAAAGGAAACCGGTGTAGAGGGTGTTGAGCCGGCCAAGGTCAATAAAGTTGGGGTGTTAGGAGGAGGCTTAATGGGCGGTGGTATCGCCTATGTCACAGCAACCAAAGCTAAACTACCAGTACGCTTAAAAGACATTGCACCGGAAGGGATCAAAAATGCCTTAAATATGGCTTATCAACTACTTAATAAGCGTGTGAAACGCAAAATTATGCGACATAGCGAAATGCAGGCCCAGATGGCACGTATTACCGGTACGACCGATTACTCTGGATTTAAAGATGCTGATGTTGTGATTGAAGCGGTATTTGAAAACCTAGAACTCAAACAACAGATGGTCGCTGATGTCGAATCGCATTGTGCTGAGCATACGATTTTTGCATCGAATACTTCGTCTATTCCGATTGGAGATATCGCAGCCAAAGCTGTGCGTCCAGAGCAGGTAATAGGCCTACATTACTTCTCTCCAGTGGACAAGATGCCCTTAGCTGAAATCATTCCACATGCAGGCACTTCTCCTAAAACCATTGCGACAACGGTTGCTGTGGCAAAAGCGCAAGGCAAGACGCCAATAGTGGTAAAAGATGGAGCTGGTTTTTACGTGAATCGCATCTTAGCGCCTTACATGATTGAAGCCGCGCAAATGATCCTCAATGGTGAGCCCATTGATAAAATTGACCGAACCTTGGTCAAATTTGGCTTTCCAGTCGGCCCTGTTAAATTGTTAGATGAAGTGGGTATTGACGTTGGAACCAAGATTATTCCATTTTTACAAGCTCAATTCGGCGATCGGTTCATCTCACCTGATGCGTTTGCCAAGGTGTTAGACGACGATCGCAAAGGTAAGAAAAACAGCCGGGGCTTCTATGATTATTCAGCTCAGAGCAAAGGCAAAAACGTCGATAACGAGATTTATTCTTTGCTGAATATCACTCCCGACGCACGTTTACAAAGCGAAGAAATTATCCAGCGCAGCGTGTATTTGCTTCTCAATGAAGCGGCGATGTGTTTGGATGAAGGGGTCATTCAATCTCCGCGCGATGGCGATATCGGTGCTATCTTTGGCATAGGCTTTCCGCCATTCACGGGAGGTCCATTCCGTTACATGGATAGCATAGGGATTGCGACATTAGTTGAACGTTTAGAAGCGTTTGCTCGAGTGCATGGTGAGAAATTCACACCAGCACCAATTTTGGTCAAAATGTCAGCGGAAAATAGCACATTTTATTAATAATGAGTTAATTAAATGTAATTTTTGAAGGGTTTATTTGTTAAAATAATTAAAAGCCTTAAATGTAATCGATATCTTACATCAAAATAGCCTATAGTCTGCTTTTTCTTTGTTTATTTCTGTCTTATAATGAGACAGAAATTAATAGAGAAAGCAGATGTTTTATATAATATTGTTGTTTTTGACATGTTCGCTGTATTTTTATATTGAATCGTTCAAAAGTGCTCTTTCAGCACGTCGATGGGGAACGCTAGGTATCTTGTTGGGTCCAATGGCCATTCCAATGTTTATGATGGCGCAACACGTTGCGATGCGCAAAGCATCTGGATATAACAACCTTATTTTGAAAGCATAAGTTTATTTTCTATAAACCTTCTACTATTCGTTTATCTGAACCCACAAGTGTGGTGAGGTAAACGATAGTTTGCTGGCTAGTTCTGGATATTCCTCCATATTCGCTAATTCATCACAACGATCTACCATTTTTTGATTGAACTCTATTCCTTCAGGCTTGCCAAGCATCATCCAGAAGTAGTTTGCCTGGATGGAAAATTCGCATTGTGGGATCGCTAAACTTCGCTTTAGGTGCGGAAGGACGCTTTTGATGGTCTCCATATCTAGTTGCTCGTGACATTGCTTCACAAAAATCTCGATCAGCGCCTTTACTTTTTGTGAATCGTCATTGTGTACGACGTATAATAATATTCCAGGACAACCTTTGTGAGTCAAATAAGAAACATTGCATTCATAACCGAGTTGATGTTCTTGACGAATGAAGTTAAAAAAAGCGTTCTGCAACAACATTGATACGATCATCCAATCAATATGCTCATAGATATTCGAAGTTGTCGAATAAAGAAGGCAACCAGTGTAAGTGTGTTCGACGTGATTTTGTTTGGCTTTAAATCGAAGTGAAAGGCATTGCTTGACGAGCGGATTTTGTGCACTTGTGGTATGCATGTAGGGGGCGCTTGGACTCAAAACACCTGATAATTTCTGAATAAAATCATCACTATAGCTTCCGTAAACCATGATTTCTGATTTCGCTAGGGCAAAAAAATTCTTTAGCGATATTTCAGCTTGCTGTGGCTCAAGAGCTAATAAAGCCGTCTGTTTCTCTGCCGCAGAAAGTTGTGGGGAGAAGGTTTGGGCAATCGCGTTCAGTGCAAAGGACTCAATATTCTGTATATCAGAAGTATTCAGGTTTTGGTAAACATGTTGCTTTAATTGTTGCCATTGAGCCGGGGCTAATTGTGTAAATATGTTGGTTTGAGTCATGACACTGAGCAAGTGATTAACTAAGTTATTTGCAATATCAAGCGGCGCGCGAAAATGTAAGGTCATCCCGTGTTGTTGAGCGTAGAATCGTACCTGACAGCCAAGTGCTTGGGCACAAAATTGAATAAATTGTGGTGTTGTTGTCAGATACGCGATCGATAACTTAATCGCAAGTTGACAGGCTAAAGACAAATCAGCGTGATTCAATCCTATATAACACTCGGTTAATTGTGCCGCATGCTCGGCATGGATAGCAGTCACCCCGACTTGATCTGAAATATGCTCTTTTATCACAGGTCCCGTTGCAGCAGAGTTCGTCAATAGTGGATTTAAAAAATAAAACTTCAACGCCTCATCTTGACATAGTTGGTCATTTACCAGGTTGGGTACGTTCAAATCTTCAATTTGATAGCGAGTTTTGTAATATGGAGTCACATAAATTGGGTGTTGTTCAACCCCACATTCTTCTGAGGAACATATAAATAACACTCGAGCGCGTGATGTAATGCACTGATTTACGATATCCTGAGTGGCTTTTAGCAGCGCTGAATTTATTGGCTGTGTGCATGAGGCTAGTTGGTTTATTGCAGCGAACCTACTGCGTGTTTTTTGGACTTGGTACCAATAAACGTCAGGTGCAGTAACCAAGTTAATGTGTTCAAATAGCTTAAATATGACAGAAATAATACGAGTGCGTTGTAATACGCCTTTTGCACTAAGCGAAAGGTGCAAGTTGAGACCAATATGTGATGGGATCGCTTGGTTTTTCTCTAGGTGGAACCGAGTGATCAAACCTTGTTGTTGTAACTGGGTAAGGCAAAAATTGGGAGGGGAATAATTTATGATCCAAAGCAACAGTTCAATAGCCTCATTACTCTGGGTTTCAATGACAAAGTGAACAATCAACTTTGGCATCGATGTGGGTAGATCAATGCGAATCAAACGTTGACAT encodes:
- the fadJ gene encoding fatty acid oxidation complex subunit alpha FadJ, which gives rise to MSQAFSIQKNENGVAIVSIDVPNETMNVLKAEFSEQITQVLDDLEQDNSVQGVVVISGKDNSFVAGADVSMLEACQTAQQATSIARGGQDIFDRIEQFAKPVVAAIHGPALGGGLELALACHIRVCSDDSKTVMGLPEVQLGLLPGSGGTQRLPALISVQKAMTMMLTGSQQRPKQALKAGIVDHVVPRSILLEKAQELALAGKPKRRKPKLTLVQKLLERTPIGRNVLFSQARKQTLKKTQGNYPAPMAIIDCIETGLRKGRRKGLDIESQQFGELVMTSESKALRSVFFATTEMKKETGVEGVEPAKVNKVGVLGGGLMGGGIAYVTATKAKLPVRLKDIAPEGIKNALNMAYQLLNKRVKRKIMRHSEMQAQMARITGTTDYSGFKDADVVIEAVFENLELKQQMVADVESHCAEHTIFASNTSSIPIGDIAAKAVRPEQVIGLHYFSPVDKMPLAEIIPHAGTSPKTIATTVAVAKAQGKTPIVVKDGAGFYVNRILAPYMIEAAQMILNGEPIDKIDRTLVKFGFPVGPVKLLDEVGIDVGTKIIPFLQAQFGDRFISPDAFAKVLDDDRKGKKNSRGFYDYSAQSKGKNVDNEIYSLLNITPDARLQSEEIIQRSVYLLLNEAAMCLDEGVIQSPRDGDIGAIFGIGFPPFTGGPFRYMDSIGIATLVERLEAFARVHGEKFTPAPILVKMSAENSTFY
- a CDS encoding insulinase family protein translates to MNTFDSRHLRIVQAQQSGVSISIMSGYFSDPSDCPGLAHLCEHLLMRGNSDVDGLNTLFTQYGQAPSAKTSPCEVVFDVLCNESEIPKILELFINYLTHFTVEANIVSLEINTIAQEFSHGSNDPIRRLQEVDKVTCNPKHPFTKFSTGNAETFAQLSEQQLTQYIDQWLKRAISLLQFTCYVPVVSDALNNVISQQIHASLLSSEMCPTFIRGHKEPELPPAFTEDECQRLIRIDLPTSMPKLIVHFVIETQSNEAIELLLWIINYSPPNFCLTQLQQQGLITRFHLEKNQAIPSHIGLNLHLSLSAKGVLQRTRIISVIFKLFEHINLVTAPDVYWYQVQKTRSRFAAINQLASCTQPINSALLKATQDIVNQCITSRARVLFICSSEECGVEQHPIYVTPYYKTRYQIEDLNVPNLVNDQLCQDEALKFYFLNPLLTNSAATGPVIKEHISDQVGVTAIHAEHAAQLTECYIGLNHADLSLACQLAIKLSIAYLTTTPQFIQFCAQALGCQVRFYAQQHGMTLHFRAPLDIANNLVNHLLSVMTQTNIFTQLAPAQWQQLKQHVYQNLNTSDIQNIESFALNAIAQTFSPQLSAAEKQTALLALEPQQAEISLKNFFALAKSEIMVYGSYSDDFIQKLSGVLSPSAPYMHTTSAQNPLVKQCLSLRFKAKQNHVEHTYTGCLLYSTTSNIYEHIDWMIVSMLLQNAFFNFIRQEHQLGYECNVSYLTHKGCPGILLYVVHNDDSQKVKALIEIFVKQCHEQLDMETIKSVLPHLKRSLAIPQCEFSIQANYFWMMLGKPEGIEFNQKMVDRCDELANMEEYPELASKLSFTSPHLWVQINE